One stretch of Rhea pennata isolate bPtePen1 chromosome 23, bPtePen1.pri, whole genome shotgun sequence DNA includes these proteins:
- the PAQR7 gene encoding membrane progestin receptor alpha, whose product MATVVTEKLSRLFINVRQIPQLLAPLPPSTVSSSEVPKVYWKPYIHTGYRPVHQTWRYYFSTLFQQHNEAINVWTHLVAALILLRRFQQLSQRVDFGQDPHAQPLLIIIVASITYLTFSTLAHLLQAKSEFWHYSFFFMDYVGVAIYQYGSALVHYYYAIEPSWHEKVKVFYMPVAVLLAWLSCAGSCYAKYQYHQSAHFLSRLCQEMPSGLAYMLDISPVIHRIYTAQSSEHADPAVLYHKCQVLFFLIGAFFFSHPYPEKWFPGKCHFFGQGHQIFHVFLVLCTLAQIEAVVLDYESRRQIYSKLHGDLAHNFSALCLFTVTCCVLTATYMARKVKSKLSFKEE is encoded by the coding sequence ATGGCAACTGTTGTCACTGAAAAGCTTAGCCGCCTCTTCATTAATGTGCGCCAGATCCCTCAGCTGCTGGCCCCGCTGCCTCCCTCTACCGTGAGCAGTTCAGAGGTGCCAAAGGTCTACTGGAAGCCCTACATCCACACCGGCTACCGGCCGGTTCACCAGACCTGGCGCTATTACTTCTCAACGCTCTTTCAGCAGCACAACGAGGCCATCAACGTCTGGACCCATCTGGTGGCAGCGTTGATTCTGCTGCGGCGGTTCCAGCAGCTTTCACAGCGGGTGGATTTTGGGCAGGACCCTCATGCCCAGCCCCTCCTCATTATCATTGTGGCATCCATCACATACTTGACGTTCAGCACCCTCGCTCACCTTCTGCAGGCCAAATCGGAGTTCTGGCACTACAGCTTCTTCTTCATGGACTATGTGGGAGTAGCCATTTATCAGTATGGCAGTGCCCTAGTGCACTACTATTATGCCATTGAACCAAGCTGGCATGAAAAGGTCAAGGTGTTTTACATGCCAGTGGCTGTCCTGTTAGCGTGGCTGTCCTGCGCGGGTTCTTGTTACGCTAAGTATCAGTACCACCAGTCTGCTCACTTTCTTAGCAGGCTCTGTCAAGAAATGCCCTCCGGTCTGGCTTACATGCTTGACATCAGCCCTGTGATTCACCGAATCTATACTGCCCAGTCCTCTGAGCACGCTGACCCAGCCGTGTTGTATCACAAATGCCAGgtactgtttttcctcattgGTGCCTTTTTCTTCTCGCACCCTTATCCAGAGAAGTGGTTCCCTgggaaatgtcatttttttggGCAAGGCCATCAGATTTTTCATGTGTTCCTGGTCCTCTGCACTCTAGCACAGATCGAGGCAGTGGTGTTAGATTACGAGTCCAGGCGGCAAATCTATTCTAAACTTCATGGTGACTTAGCTCATAACTTTTCTGCCCTGTGCCTTTTCACTGTAACCTGCTGTGTTCTCACAGCCACTTATATGGCCAGGAAGGTGAAGAGCAAGCTGAGCTTCAAAGAAGAGTAA
- the PAFAH2 gene encoding platelet-activating factor acetylhydrolase 2, cytoplasmic encodes MGGATSLALPRAAGPHAVGCADVMVGRARQGLLFRLFYPCLRREGAERPLWIPRYEYCGGLADFVGRSRRWCAPLLSAAFGACRVPVSWNGPFKPGSARYPLIIFSHGLGAFRTVYSAVCTELASRGFVVAALEHRDHSASATYFCTAEAGEAAALREEWIPYQRVPPGQKEFHFRNKQVHQRADECVRGLQLFEDISRGKSVPNVLHGDFDLSVLQDSIDLTKVAVMGHSFGGATAVLATVKEPRFRCAVALDAWMFPLEHALYPEVSKPVLFVNTEKFQTPESVAKMKRLSSRNGETKIVTILGSVHQSQTDFTFLTGKFINRIFSMRGALNPYKGLDITSRAALAFLQRHLNLNEEFDQWDHLLEGIGDSVVAEAPFCHSSL; translated from the exons atGGGGGGCGCGACGTCGCTGGCGCTGCCGCGGGCCGCCGGCCCTCACGCCGTGGGCTGCGCGGACGTGATGGTGGGCCGCGCGCGGCAG GGGCTTCTCTTCCGCCTCTTCTACCCCTGCCTGCGCCGCGAAGGCGCCGAGCGGCCGCTCTGGATCCCGCGCTACGAGTACTGCGGCGGGCTGGCCGACTTCGTCGGCCGCAGCCGGCGGTGGTGCGCGCCCCTGCTCAGCGCCGCCTTCG GGGCGTGCAGAGTCCCGGTGAGCTGGAACGGGCCTTTCAAACCCGGCAGCGCCAGGTACCCGCTGATCATCTTCTCCCACGGGCTGGGTGCGTTTCG GACCGTGTACTCGGCCGTCTGCACGGAGCTGGCGTCCCGGGGCTTCGTGGTGGCGGCGCTGGAGCACAG GGACCACTCTGCCTCCGCCACGTATTTCTGCACGGCGGAGGCTGGCgaggccgcggcgctgcgggagGAGTGGATCCCCTACCAGCGGGTCCCCCCCGGGCAGAAGGAATTTCACTTTCGGAACAAGCAG GTCCATCAGAGAGCAGATGAATGCGTGCGAGGGCTCCAGCTCTTCGAGGACATCAGCCGTGGCAAATCTGTCCCGAACGTCCTTCACGGGGACTTTGACCTGTCTGTGCTGCAG GACAGCATTGATTTGACCAAAGTCGCTGTCATGGGCCACTCCTTCGGCGGCGCGACAGCAGTGCTGGCCACGGTGAAGGAGCCGCGCTTCAG GTGCGCGGTCGCTCTCGACGCCTGGATGTTCCCCTTGGAGCACGCGCTGTACCCGGAGGTGAGCAAGCCCGTGCTCTTCGTCAACACTGAGAAGTTCCAGACGCCGGAAAGCGTTGCCAAAATGAAGCGGCTGAGCTCCAGAAACGGCGAGACGAAGATCGTAACCATCCT TGGATCCGTACATCAGAGCCAGACCGACTTCACCTTTCTGACTGGGAAGTTCATCAACCGCATCTTCAGTATGAGGGGCGCCCTCAACCCGTACAAGGGCCTGGACATCACCAGCCGGGCAGCTCTGGCCTTCCTGCAGAGGCATCTCA ACCTGAATGAGGAGTTTGATCAGTGGGACCATCTCCTTGAGGGCATCGGCGACTCCGTCGTTGCAGAAGCGCCCTTCTGCCACTCCAGCCTCTAG
- the STMN1 gene encoding stathmin has product MATSDIQVKELEKRASGQAFELILSPRSKEAVPEFPLSPPKKKDLSLEEIQKKLEAAEERRKSHEAEVLKQLAEKREHEKEVLQKAIEENNNFSKMAEEKLTHKMEANKENREAQMAAKLERLREKDKHIEEVRKNKEGKDPGEAETD; this is encoded by the exons ATGGCTACTTCTG ATATTCAAGTGAAGGAACTGGAAAAGCGTGCCTCTGGGCAGGCATTTGAGCTGATACTCAGTCCCCGCTCAAAAGAAGCGGTTCCagaatttcctctttctcccccaAAGAAGAAGGATCTGTCACTGGAAGAAATCCAGAAGAAgttggaagcagcagaagagagacGTAAG TCTCACGAGGCAGAAGTCTTGAAGCAGCTAGCTGAGAAACGGGAGCATGAGAAAGAAGTGCTTCAGAAAGCAATTGAAGAAAATAACAACTTCAGCAAAATGGCAGAAGAGAAGCTGACCCACAAAATGGAAGCTAACAAAGAAAACCGAGAGGCACAAATGGCTGCTAAACTGGAACGCTTGAGGGAGAAA GACAAGCATATTGAAGAGGTTCGAAAGAACAAAGAAGGCAAAGACCCTGGTGAGGCCGAAACCGACTGA